One window of the Candidatus Jettenia sp. genome contains the following:
- a CDS encoding methyltransferase domain-containing protein — protein MITEQAVRERYSAAAAQKEAALCCPVTYNPKYLEVIPKEVLDRDYGCGDPSQYLAEGETVLDLGSGGGKICFIASQVVGSSGRVIGVDMNDEMLALARKANIEVSKCLGYGNVEFRKGKIQDLRIDRDLLDAWLKQNPVRNEAGLSAFESYIQHMSVASPMIPDGSIDTVISNCVLNLVNHKDKPFLFKEIYRVLKQGGRAAISDIVSDEPIPIELQQDTNLWSGCISGSLQEYEFLRAFEDAGFYGITIDKRDEKPWRTVKGIEFRSITVLAYKGKEGPCWDHKEAVVYKGPFRNVTDDDGHEYPRGVRIAVCRKTFRILKQKPYANHFEFIRPREEISAEKAQPFPCTNEIIVRSSLETKGDKYAAANGDAVSCCDPGSCC, from the coding sequence ATGATAACAGAACAAGCGGTTCGGGAGCGGTATAGCGCTGCAGCAGCGCAGAAGGAAGCAGCGCTTTGCTGCCCGGTAACATACAATCCCAAATATCTGGAAGTTATTCCTAAAGAAGTACTGGATCGTGATTACGGCTGTGGCGACCCATCTCAATATCTGGCCGAGGGAGAAACAGTTCTTGATCTGGGATCCGGCGGCGGAAAAATCTGCTTTATTGCGAGCCAGGTTGTTGGCTCATCCGGAAGAGTAATTGGAGTTGATATGAACGACGAAATGCTTGCCCTTGCGCGCAAAGCAAACATTGAGGTCTCAAAATGTTTAGGATATGGCAACGTTGAGTTCCGGAAAGGAAAGATACAGGATTTGCGTATCGATAGGGACTTACTTGATGCATGGTTAAAGCAAAATCCCGTAAGAAACGAAGCGGGTCTTTCCGCATTTGAATCTTACATACAACATATGAGCGTGGCATCCCCTATGATTCCGGATGGATCGATTGATACGGTAATCAGCAACTGCGTTCTTAACCTGGTTAATCACAAAGACAAGCCATTTCTTTTTAAGGAAATTTACAGAGTACTGAAACAAGGCGGGCGCGCAGCAATCAGTGATATCGTATCAGATGAACCGATACCAATCGAGCTTCAGCAGGATACAAATTTGTGGAGTGGGTGTATCTCGGGATCGCTTCAGGAGTATGAATTTCTCAGGGCATTTGAGGATGCAGGGTTTTACGGAATCACCATTGATAAACGTGACGAGAAACCATGGCGTACCGTTAAGGGGATCGAGTTTCGAAGTATTACTGTATTGGCTTACAAAGGGAAAGAAGGACCATGCTGGGATCATAAAGAGGCCGTTGTATATAAAGGGCCATTCCGAAACGTCACCGATGACGATGGACATGAATACCCGCGCGGCGTTCGCATAGCTGTATGTCGTAAAACATTTCGCATTCTTAAACAAAAGCCATATGCAAATCACTTTGAGTTCATAAGGCCGCGAGAGGAAATCTCAGCAGAAAAGGCCCAGCCTTTCCCGTGTACCAACGAGATAATAGTCAGGTCTTCGCTCGAAACAAAGGGTGATAAATATGCTGCAGCGAATGGAGATGCCGTTTCTTGCTGTGATCCGGGAAGTTGTTGCTGA
- the arsS gene encoding arsenosugar biosynthesis radical SAM protein ArsS (Some members of this family are selenoproteins.), with protein MKASNTLQKSNNHTQTTRPCNIHLKRTTLKTLQINVGKLCNQTCEHCHVDAGPKRTEIMTAQTADRILDLLANTQSIELVDFTGGAPELNPSFRSMVKRSRSLGRRVMDRCNLTVLSIGGQEDLAEFLRDNQVEVVASLPCYSRENVDKQRGRGVFDKSIDAIQKLNSLGYGQEGSGLVLDLVFNPGGAFLPPSQEKLEKQYKAELWKQFGIVFNHLYVIVNMPIHRWEEYLERTGQKERYRELLANAFNPQTLDTVMCRTLISIGWNGQLYDCDFNQMLEIPIGGKQRTLWNIESFEEFSEGSIATSAHCFACTAGAGSSCTGSLIHY; from the coding sequence ATGAAAGCTTCAAACACATTGCAAAAATCAAATAACCATACGCAGACAACGAGGCCGTGCAACATCCACCTGAAACGCACGACCCTGAAAACACTTCAGATAAACGTTGGAAAATTATGCAATCAGACTTGCGAACACTGTCATGTGGATGCTGGTCCGAAGAGAACCGAGATAATGACGGCACAGACAGCGGACCGGATATTAGACCTGCTGGCAAATACTCAATCTATAGAACTTGTGGATTTCACAGGGGGTGCTCCGGAACTGAATCCATCATTTCGCTCTATGGTTAAACGATCCCGCTCTCTGGGACGGCGTGTTATGGACCGGTGCAATCTTACCGTGCTATCCATCGGAGGGCAGGAGGATTTGGCAGAGTTCCTGCGAGATAATCAGGTTGAGGTGGTTGCATCGTTACCCTGTTATTCCCGGGAAAATGTTGATAAACAACGCGGGAGAGGCGTCTTTGACAAGAGTATCGATGCAATACAAAAACTTAACTCCCTGGGGTATGGCCAGGAAGGAAGCGGGCTGGTACTCGATCTGGTCTTTAACCCGGGCGGGGCTTTTCTTCCACCATCACAGGAAAAACTGGAAAAACAATACAAGGCGGAATTATGGAAGCAATTCGGAATTGTATTCAATCATTTATATGTAATAGTAAATATGCCAATCCACCGATGGGAGGAGTATTTAGAGCGCACAGGACAGAAAGAGCGTTATAGAGAACTCCTGGCTAACGCATTTAATCCTCAAACATTAGATACGGTAATGTGCAGAACACTCATCTCAATTGGATGGAACGGACAACTGTACGATTGCGATTTTAATCAGATGCTTGAAATTCCCATCGGGGGTAAACAGAGGACGCTGTGGAATATTGAGTCCTTTGAAGAGTTTAGCGAAGGCTCGATTGCTACCTCAGCCCACTGTTTTGCCTGTACTGCTGGAGCAGGGAGCAGTTGTACCGGTTCGCTAATTCATTACTGA
- the dsbD gene encoding protein-disulfide reductase DsbD — protein MNTGFSIKGLFALIFISLLYPLVTFGETSPFKLQGDLVKDHVSADSPIPVTITFTIAPNHYTYKDQMKVESGDPSQFTVTSATLPAGKVKYDQFLEKEVEIYEGQVKINSFLQLSKDTPPGPYHIKLKVHYQGCSDKMCFAPKIEELTIPVQVESPGSGAPVLSEGKKPAPPASQPKEKAEPDGFQKTLESRGLFVSLTLIFLAGIGLSFTPCVYPMIPITVAIIGGQAAADQASGRRPLKALLLSLIYVLGIAVVYASLGVIAASTGALFGTALQSPWVIGFVVVVFVALALSMFGLYTLRVPSFISDRLGTKTGKGFIGVFIMGLISGIVASPCIGPVLASLLVYIASTGNKFLGFWMLFIFAWGLGVPLIVLGTFSGAIKTLPKSGEWMVTVERIFGLLLLGVALYYVRFIISENIFIIILGLFLIITGVFSGGFDRLTNESTTFQRARKAFGLIAFIFGTYFLVGHLIIRGFILPPFSTSTSTQVETTKEKIDWIFDEEKGLQQAKASDKMAMIDFWASWCAACIELDKLTYTNPEVIEELKTLVNIKIDSTNTNDPRVKQLWNKYGIVGLPTVVFVNKDGTVLKDKTITGFVNAQEFLQILKDLE, from the coding sequence ATGAATACTGGTTTTTCTATCAAAGGACTCTTCGCTCTTATTTTCATATCACTCTTATACCCCCTGGTAACATTTGGAGAAACCTCTCCCTTTAAACTACAGGGAGACCTTGTAAAGGATCACGTTTCTGCAGATAGCCCCATACCTGTTACGATTACTTTCACAATAGCGCCCAACCATTATACCTATAAAGATCAAATGAAAGTAGAAAGCGGGGACCCCTCCCAATTTACCGTAACCTCTGCAACACTTCCTGCGGGAAAAGTTAAGTACGATCAATTCCTAGAGAAAGAAGTGGAAATCTACGAGGGTCAAGTAAAGATAAACTCATTCCTCCAACTTTCAAAGGACACTCCACCTGGCCCATACCATATAAAGCTTAAAGTACATTATCAGGGGTGTTCCGATAAAATGTGCTTTGCTCCCAAGATAGAGGAGCTTACCATACCAGTACAGGTGGAGTCCCCTGGTTCAGGCGCACCGGTATTGTCAGAGGGAAAAAAGCCAGCACCTCCTGCCTCTCAGCCAAAGGAAAAAGCTGAGCCTGATGGTTTTCAAAAGACCCTTGAAAGCAGAGGACTTTTTGTATCCCTGACTCTTATTTTCTTAGCTGGCATAGGCTTAAGCTTTACCCCATGCGTATACCCTATGATACCAATCACTGTTGCCATAATTGGAGGGCAAGCTGCTGCAGATCAAGCATCAGGAAGAAGACCCCTGAAGGCGCTTCTTCTTTCACTCATATATGTTCTGGGAATAGCTGTCGTTTATGCTTCTCTGGGTGTTATTGCTGCTTCTACCGGAGCATTATTTGGCACAGCTCTGCAAAGTCCCTGGGTCATAGGATTCGTGGTGGTGGTGTTTGTAGCGCTTGCCCTGAGTATGTTCGGACTCTATACCTTGCGGGTCCCATCCTTTATCTCTGATCGGCTGGGAACAAAGACAGGAAAGGGTTTTATTGGGGTCTTCATTATGGGGTTAATTTCGGGAATTGTTGCCTCGCCATGTATCGGCCCCGTACTCGCCAGTCTATTGGTCTATATTGCCAGCACAGGAAATAAATTCCTGGGGTTCTGGATGCTCTTTATTTTTGCCTGGGGATTGGGAGTGCCTCTCATTGTATTGGGAACCTTTTCAGGCGCTATAAAGACATTACCAAAATCAGGTGAATGGATGGTAACCGTAGAAAGGATATTTGGATTACTTTTACTTGGAGTTGCCTTGTATTATGTAAGATTCATTATATCAGAAAACATCTTTATCATTATTCTGGGATTGTTTTTAATTATTACCGGTGTGTTCTCAGGGGGTTTTGACCGATTGACCAACGAAAGCACTACCTTCCAGCGAGCAAGGAAGGCCTTTGGTCTCATAGCCTTTATCTTCGGAACATATTTCCTTGTAGGACATCTCATAATCAGAGGGTTTATTTTACCACCTTTCTCAACATCAACATCTACCCAGGTAGAAACAACAAAGGAGAAGATCGATTGGATATTCGATGAAGAGAAGGGACTACAACAAGCCAAAGCAAGTGATAAGATGGCAATGATTGATTTTTGGGCATCGTGGTGTGCGGCCTGTATAGAGCTCGATAAACTTACCTATACAAATCCGGAGGTTATCGAAGAATTAAAAACATTGGTAAATATCAAGATTGATAGCACTAATACGAACGATCCAAGAGTTAAACAGCTTTGGAATAAATATGGAATTGTAGGCCTGCCTACGGTAGTATTTGTCAATAAGGACGGAACGGTACTCAAAGATAAAACTATTACAGGCTTTGTCAATGCTCAGGAATTTCTGCAAATCTTAAAAGATCTGGAATAA
- a CDS encoding TlpA family protein disulfide reductase: protein MNKKIARYLCFTFLFATILMAVSTTSYAEDTIKEIKLAELHTLLENNKGKVIVLNLWATWCSPCRKEIPGFISLYKKYKDKGLEIIGIAFDENGSKVVPPFIKKLNINYPIYLSGGDIGPAYNLEAYPTTIIYNKNGSMVNQHAGYVSEQELEDELSTLLKDQQK from the coding sequence ATGAATAAAAAAATAGCTAGATATCTTTGTTTTACTTTTTTATTTGCAACGATCTTAATGGCTGTTTCAACAACTTCTTATGCGGAAGATACTATTAAGGAGATAAAACTTGCGGAATTACATACTTTACTCGAGAACAATAAGGGCAAGGTGATAGTTCTTAATTTGTGGGCAACATGGTGTTCACCCTGCAGGAAAGAGATACCGGGATTTATCAGTCTTTATAAAAAATATAAGGATAAGGGCCTGGAAATTATTGGTATTGCCTTTGATGAAAATGGGTCAAAGGTTGTTCCTCCATTCATAAAAAAATTGAATATAAATTATCCCATTTACCTTAGTGGTGGCGATATCGGCCCCGCATATAATCTCGAAGCTTATCCAACTACTATTATTTACAATAAAAATGGCAGCATGGTTAATCAGCATGCTGGTTACGTATCGGAGCAAGAGCTTGAGGATGAACTGAGTACATTACTAAAAGATCAGCAAAAATAA
- a CDS encoding TIGR04283 family arsenosugar biosynthesis glycosyltransferase, giving the protein MKYPKISGTLRGILRAGFKIILCISRCAVRSPNHKTASTLILEFAKYPNPGHVKTRLAVELGNEEACRIYCKMAQGIHRELLKLQEQGQASVIVYADGADHHEISNWLQGAHDTWLQPTGDLGQRLEYGFRKAFEIGFRTVLAVGTDCPGLTAEKMQKAIGHLERFDIAIIPSTDGGYVLIGTNSFQQNLFKNITWSTDKVFGQTLQQAKAKNLSVALLDPETDVDTAEDFKIFEAALKPDVSVIIPVLNDRWQLQETLHAFSCAPNLGEFEVIVVDGGSTDGSNVVAHGFNIRWLRSAPGRAQQMNTGAQYARGHWLWFLHADCRPSLETIRKLPGFLRSASLMWGFFKQQISDPSFWFRVIEMGNEFRGRMLKLPYGDQAIVVRRDLFFQCGSFPQVPCLEDVILSRRLARICPPTAINEKLHVHPRHWKPLGPLFTTIRNLCTVFRFVVLGQSPSDLLAYYLQWKQPRNISSASLQDNIPKRLIHESHQ; this is encoded by the coding sequence ATGAAATATCCAAAAATTAGCGGAACGCTCAGGGGTATTTTGAGAGCAGGCTTTAAAATTATTTTGTGCATCAGTAGGTGCGCTGTTCGTTCGCCGAACCACAAGACAGCCAGTACGCTCATTCTTGAATTTGCAAAATATCCAAATCCCGGCCATGTAAAAACACGACTGGCGGTAGAACTGGGCAATGAAGAGGCATGCCGGATTTACTGCAAAATGGCACAAGGAATACATCGAGAACTTCTCAAACTACAAGAACAAGGTCAAGCGAGTGTCATTGTATACGCAGATGGCGCTGATCACCATGAAATTTCCAACTGGCTTCAGGGAGCGCATGATACATGGCTTCAACCCACAGGAGATCTTGGGCAACGATTGGAGTACGGCTTCCGCAAGGCATTCGAAATAGGTTTTCGAACCGTTCTTGCTGTTGGCACAGATTGTCCCGGCTTAACCGCAGAAAAAATGCAGAAAGCTATCGGGCATCTGGAACGATTTGATATTGCAATTATTCCATCAACAGATGGAGGGTATGTACTCATTGGCACAAATTCTTTTCAGCAGAACCTGTTCAAAAATATTACCTGGAGCACAGATAAAGTTTTTGGGCAAACACTACAGCAGGCAAAGGCAAAAAATTTATCAGTAGCTCTCCTTGATCCGGAAACCGATGTAGATACCGCAGAAGATTTCAAAATATTTGAGGCGGCATTAAAACCCGACGTATCTGTTATAATTCCGGTGCTCAATGATCGATGGCAATTACAAGAAACCCTTCATGCATTTTCCTGCGCTCCTAACTTAGGAGAATTTGAAGTAATCGTAGTTGATGGCGGATCTACCGACGGTTCCAATGTCGTGGCGCACGGCTTCAATATCCGATGGTTGAGAAGCGCTCCCGGACGTGCACAACAAATGAACACCGGGGCACAATACGCACGAGGACATTGGCTTTGGTTTCTCCACGCAGATTGCCGGCCAAGCCTTGAAACAATAAGAAAACTCCCTGGCTTTTTGCGCTCTGCAAGCCTTATGTGGGGATTTTTTAAACAACAAATATCAGACCCGTCGTTCTGGTTCCGGGTTATAGAGATGGGAAACGAATTTCGCGGGCGAATGTTAAAACTTCCCTACGGCGATCAAGCCATTGTAGTTCGCCGCGATTTATTTTTTCAATGCGGCAGTTTCCCGCAGGTCCCTTGCCTGGAAGATGTAATCCTGTCCCGTCGTTTAGCGCGGATATGCCCTCCCACGGCAATAAATGAAAAGCTACACGTACACCCGCGACACTGGAAACCTCTTGGACCGCTTTTTACCACGATAAGGAACCTGTGTACGGTATTTCGCTTTGTCGTACTAGGACAATCTCCATCAGATTTGTTAGCATACTATTTGCAATGGAAACAGCCTCGTAATATATCTTCCGCTTCACTTCAGGATAACATACCGAAACGCTTAATTCACGAAAGTCACCAATAA
- a CDS encoding CHRD domain-containing protein encodes MAKDKRNVSGIITVRSKMSLLTMTLIIGFLLIFAAVGSAKDHDNSKELRIFTALLTGGQEVPDPDRPNNNSNAFGVAFMTLDEKTNMLCYSISFTNDKLVGTETAAHFHAPARPGENAPIVFDITPKVNPIGSPKNGCVGPLRKRQRDQLKNGLFYINIHSGSFPLGEIRGQVIPAEDIDYDVDDNVRFKEKTDGSSGEKP; translated from the coding sequence ATGGCAAAAGATAAGAGAAACGTTTCAGGCATTATCACAGTAAGATCAAAAATGTCATTACTTACAATGACTTTAATAATTGGATTTTTGTTAATTTTTGCCGCAGTTGGATCAGCAAAGGATCACGATAATAGTAAGGAACTAAGGATATTCACTGCCCTTTTAACGGGCGGACAGGAAGTTCCTGATCCGGATCGTCCCAATAATAACAGTAATGCATTTGGAGTAGCATTTATGACTTTGGATGAAAAAACAAATATGCTCTGCTATTCAATATCCTTTACGAATGACAAATTGGTAGGAACTGAGACAGCAGCCCACTTTCACGCCCCTGCAAGACCAGGAGAAAATGCACCGATTGTGTTTGATATTACTCCGAAAGTAAACCCTATTGGGAGTCCTAAAAATGGGTGTGTAGGCCCACTGAGGAAAAGGCAAAGAGATCAATTGAAAAATGGATTGTTTTATATCAATATTCACAGTGGGTCTTTTCCACTCGGAGAAATCAGGGGGCAAGTTATACCGGCAGAGGATATAGATTATGATGTAGATGATAATGTACGTTTTAAGGAAAAAACCGATGGTAGTTCTGGTGAGAAGCCTTAA